A section of the Phaseolus vulgaris cultivar G19833 chromosome 8, P. vulgaris v2.0, whole genome shotgun sequence genome encodes:
- the LOC137824941 gene encoding uncharacterized protein: MPEGSDRKEGMPFYLGAFLAVALEWRAQARNAVLQTQTLKALETRLAALEEEKKTLGCQNEAYQTTLKLAQEAKEVAEKQLAEAVELQADFYTREVALQVQVTSLQDIVEAYKEVQKDLKDRCCGQADALERMEGEMVTQAKALGLLQVDYDKLQIEVSRLRVEKEALEKQVASGDATIEELEKDKKTLINDMAGTFEEGFKEALAQAVCENPGIDVSNYDSTHHIVDGKVVRLELDD, from the coding sequence atgccagaaggctccgacaggaaggagggaatgcccttctacttgggagccttcttggcggtggcccttgaatggcgtgcCCAAGCTAGAAACGCTGTTTTGCAGACTCAAACCCTcaaggccttggaaacaaggttagctgccctggaggaggaaaagaaaactttAGGATGCCAAAACGAGGCCTACCAAACTACTCTAAAGCTGGCGCAAGAGGCCAAGGAGGTGGCTGAAAAACAACTGGCTGAGGCGGTGGAGCTTCAGGCCGActtctacactcgggaagtcgccctccaagttcagGTAACGAGCCTCCAAGACATAGTCGAAGCTTACaaagaagttcaaaaggacttgaaggaccgaTGCTGTGGGCAGGCTGACGcactggagcggatggagggggagatgGTCACTCAGGCCAAGGCTTTGGGCCTTCTCCaagttgactacgacaaactgcagatcgaggtcagccggctacgtgtggagaaggaggctttggagaagcaggtagcttctggggacgccaccattgaggagTTAGAGAAGGACAAGAAGACCCTTATCAATgacatggcgggcaccttcgaggaggggttcaaagaggctctggcccaggctGTCTGCGAGAACCCGGGAATCGACGTTTCCAACTATGATTCCACTCATCAcatcgtcgacgggaaggtcgtgcgcTTGGAGCTGGATGACTGA